GTGGCGCATCTGGCGCAGATGAACCACTCGCCGGCCTTCTGGGCGGTGGTCGAGCAGCTTTACGGCGACTGGCGCCCGGCGCGGCGCTGGCTGCAGGTCGAGGGCGCCTCGCTGCACCGCTATCGTTTCGGCGATTGACGCCGCCCGCGCCGCATCGGAGATTGCCCGGATCATGATCCAGCCTCAGCCCCGCCCGTCCGAAGTCGTCCTGTCCGCGCATGAACGCGTCTATCGCGGCCTGCGCCAGCGCATCATGCTGGGCCAGATCCCGCCCGGCGAGTCGCTCACCCTGCGCGGCATCGGGCGCGAGTTCGATGTCTCGATGACCCCCGCGCGCGAGGCGATCAACCGGCTGGTGGCCGAGGGCGCGCTGTCGATGTCCTCCTCGGGGCGGGTGTCGACGCCGGAACTGTCGAACGAGCGGATAGAGGAGCTGGCCGCGCTGCGGGCGCTGATCGAGGTCGAACTGGCCTCGCGCGCGCTGCCGCGGGCGCATATGGCGCTGATCGACCGGCTGCAGGCAATCAACGGCACCATCGCCGAGATGATTCAGGCGCGCGACGCGGTGGGCTACATCCGCACCAATCTCGAGTTCCACCGCACACTTTATCTGCGGGCGCAGGCCCCCGCGATGCTGGCGATGACCGAGACCGTCTGGCTGCAACTGGGGCCGACCATGCGCAAGCTTTACGGGCGTCTGCGCCGCACCGAGGCGCCGCATTACCACCGGCTGATCATCGCTGCGCTGAAGGCGGGCGATGAGCCCGGGCTGCGGCTCGCGGTGCGCTCGGATGTGACGCAGGGGCTGCGGATGCTGGCCACCTGAGCACACCGGGCCGGGAACGCGCAGGAAACCGGCAGGGAACCCGCAGGGCACCCCCGGCATTGAATGGGCAAGTCCTAAAGCGCTTTTGCCAGACCGGAGCCCTGCCATGTCCCTCGCTGAATCCCTTTCCATCAAGCCGGACTCGCGCCGCGCCAAGCGGCTCGAGGATGTGAACCCCGAAGATTTCGCTTGGGCGATCCCGATCATGCGGGCCGGCTATTCGGGCCGGGGGCTGGTCTACCTCGTGGTCGCGGGCGTCTCGCTCTGGTCGATCCTGCACGGCGGGCAGGCCGAGGGCACCTCCGAGGCGATGCAGAGCCTGCAGGGCGGCTGGGGCACGGCGGTGATCGTGCTTATCGCGCTGGGGATGCTCGCCTATGCGGTCTGGCGCCTCGTTGACTGTATCTGGGATCTCGAAGCCTATGGCCGCGGCGGCAAGGGGTTGATCGCGCGGGCAGGGATGCTGGTGACCGGCGGCGCGCACCTCGGCATTGGTGTTCTGGCGGCGACACTGCTCATCGGTCGCAGCGGCGGCAGCAGCGGCAAGCAAATGCTCGATAGCGTGCTGCAGAACCCCGCCGGACAGATCGCCGTTGGCATCGCGGGTGTGCTCACCGTTGCGGCGGGCGGCTTTTATCTGATGAAAGCGGTCAAAGAGAAATACCGCAACCACCTCAAGGCCAACCATTTTACCACCCATTGGAACGCCGCGCTGAAAGCAGGCCTCGCCGCGCAAGGCGTGGTGATCGGCATCATCGGCATGCTGATCTGCTACGCAGCGCTGCAGGCCAACGCTTCCGAGGCGGGCGGGCTTGGCTCGGCCTTCGACTGGCTGCAGGGGCAGGTTTATGGCCGCGTGCTGGTGGGTCTGCTATGCCTTGGCCTGCTGGGCTTCGCGCTCTTTTGCTTCGTGAACGCGGCGTACCGGATCATTCCCAAGGCTGCAGATCCCGGGATCGAGTCCCTTGGCGCAAGCCTGCGCGCCAAGGCCGAAAATGCGACATCCTAAGGGCAGGGCGCTGGCCGGCGGTGCCTCTGTTGCTAATGCTCTGCATTAGGAATTCGGAAAGCCTAGGTAAATGAACATGATAGGCGCGCTCGCTTCGAAATGAGGTGAGCGCGTTTTTCCTTAGTGAGGTGCAGAATTTGACGTTTATGACTGCCGCAAATTCTTAATAAGGGCATTACTATGGAGGCGTGTCTACGGCGTGGAAAGATAAGGCGATAATGCGTCGCAGATTGATAAAGATGACGCTGCGAAGGCTTCGATATTTCGCTGTCCGGTGAAAGGTAAGCATATTTCAAACAGTTGAGTTTCCTCTATCCCTTGAGACGTGAAGTCCTATTTTCGCCTTGTGGGGTGGAATACATGCACCCTCGATCTTTGCGCGCAGAGAAAGCGAGCTTTGCTAGGTCACTGAAACTGCGTCGATACCAGCAAAAGCGCGGTACGGTACTCTTCAGGCCGTCGAGGCCGGTCCCGAATGGCCTCCGATCGTCATCACGGCAGGATGGGCGCTCCGCCAAGGTCGAAGCGGATCCGCAGCGGGATTTTTTTGACCCGGCGGGGGACTGCGCGGCCTATTCCGCGGGAAATTCCTTGATATTGTCTTAATTAGAGGTTTCTCTTACGTGGGTAGGCTTCCGTTCAATCCTGCCGCTTCAGGGTAAATGCTGCCGGCGTCAAAATGTGCCCCAAATTAGGCGCTCCTCTGCGCCAAAAATATCTCTCGCAGTGCGAAGAAAATCGCCCCGCATAAAGGCGAATAAATTTTTGATCCCAATCTATTGCAGTGAATTTCTCATCTTCTGGCATAACATGAAGAAAGCCCCGGAATGCGGCATTAACCGCGCTCCGGGGCTTTGGATATCAGCGCTCGGCTCGGGCCGGGCGAAAGGCTCAGGCGGCGAGGCCCTTGGCGCCCATCGAGAGGAACTTCTCGCGGCGCGCCTTGATCAGCTCGGCCGGTTTCATCCCGTCCATTTCCTCGAGCATCGCCGCGATGTTCTTGCCCACCGCCTTGATCGCGGTTTCCGCTGCGCGATGCGCGCCGCCCAGCGGCTCGGGGATCACCTTGTCGGCCACGCCCAGCTTGAGCAGGTCCTGCGCGGTCAGGCGCAGTGCCTCGGCGGCCTCGCGCATCTTCTCGGCGTCCTTCCACAGGATCGAGGCACAGCCTTCGGGCGAGATCACGGAATAGACCGAATGCTCCAGCATCGCGACGCGGTTGGCGGTGGCGAAGGCCACGGCCCCGCCGGATCCGCCCTCGCCGATGATCACCGTCACCAGCGGCACGCCGATCTGCAGGCATTTCTCGGTGGAGCGGGCGATCGCCTCGGACTGGCCGCGCTCTTCCGCGCCCTTGCCGGGGTAGGCGCCGGGGGTGTCCACCAGCGTAATCACCGGCAGCCCGAACTTATCGGCCATTTCCATCAGGCGGATCGCCTTGCGGTAGCCTTCGGGGCGGGCCATGCCGAAGTTGCGCTCGATGCGCGACTGGGTGTCATTGCCCTTTTCGTGGCCGATCACCATCACCGGACGATCGTTGAACCGCGCCAGGCCGCCCATCACCGCGTGGTCGTCGGCAAAGCCGCGATCCCCGGCCAGCGGGGTGAACTCGGTGAACAGGGCTTCGATGTAATCCTTGCAGTGGGGACGGTCCGGATGCCGCGCCACCTGACATTTCCGCCAGGGCGTCAGCTTCTTGTACAGATCCTTGAGCAGGTCGTCGGCCTTGCGATCAAGGGCCGCGGCCTCGTCCTCCACATGCATCTCTTCGTTCTTCCGCGCCATGGCGCGCAGTTCTTCCGCCTTGCCTTCGATCTCGGCGAGGGGTTTTTCAAAGTCGAGATAATGCGTCATGCTCGGGCACTCTTGTTGGTCGCGGCCTATATGGCCTCGAAGCGGCCCGGATGCAACAAAGCAAGCTGAACGGGACGGTTCGGCGGGGTTTGCAAAGGTGGTGCGGGCTCCTATCAGGCTCCTATCAGGCCCCTTTCAGGCCAGCAGCACCGGCAGCATCGAGGCGATCAGCAGCGCCGCCATGCTCCAGTTGAAGAGCCGCAGCCGCGCCGGATTCGTCAGCACCCGCCGCAGCCCGCCGCCCATCACCGTCCAAGTGGTGGTCGAGATCGCGCCCATGGCCACATAGGTGCCCGCGACCAGCAGCACGGCGGCAAGATCGCCCGCGGCGGCGTAGAGCGTGATCGCCCCCAACGCCATCGACCACGCCTTGGGGTTCACCCATTGAAAGGCGGCGGCCTGAAGAAAGCTCAGCGGTCGCGCGCCGTTCGGGCCCGCGGCCTCACCGGCCCCTCCCGGCGCCGAGGCATGGGCGATCTTCCACGCCAGCCAGCCCATATAGAGCACCGACAGCACCGTCAGCGCGTCGCGCACCAGCGGATAGGCCTCGAAAAGCCGCATCACGCCCAGCCCGACCAGCAGCACCATCACCGGAAAGCCCAAGGCCACGCCCAGCATATGCGGCAGGCTCCGCGCGAGGCCGAAGTTGGCCCCCGAGGTCAGCAGCATAAGGTTGTTCGGCCCCGGCGAGATCACCGTGACGAGGGCGAAGGTCGCAAGCGCGAGCATGAGGTCCTGTGTCATGACGCAAGAGTTGCGCGGCCTGCGCGGAGAAAGGTTGCAATCTGCAGCGGATTGACTGCTCTAATGAAACTTATGAGCGATTTAGATGAGACTGACCGCAGGATATTGCGCGTATTGAAGTCCGATGGTCGGATCAGCAACCTCGCGCTGGCCGAAACCGTGGGCCTGTCGCCCTCGGCCTGCCTGCGCCGTGTCGCCATGCTTGAGAAATCCGGCGTGATCCGCGGCTACCGCGCGGTGCTCAGCCCCGAGAAGACCGGCATCGGCTTCGTCGCCTATGTCACCGTCGGCCTCAGCCGCCACACCAAAGAGGCGCAGCAGGCGTTCGAGCGCGTCATCACCCGCTCCCCCGGCGTCAAGGAGTGCCACAATATTACCGGGAACCTCGAATATCTTCTCAGGATCGAGGTGGCCGATCTTGCTGCCTACAAGGAGTTCCACACGGAGGTTCTTGGCATGTTACCGCAGGTAAGCGCCATAACCTCTTATGTGGTCATGGGTTCGCCCAAGGACGAAAGAGCCTGAGCGGGTCCGATTCGGGCAGGTGGCGATCTCTGCGGGGGTGGCGGCGAAGATGGAAGATTTTGACGGGAATATGACCGACGCGCAGGCGGGGGAGTTCGATTACATCATCGTGGGGGCAGGATCGGCGGGCTGTGTGCTGGCCGAACGGCTCTCGGCGGACCCCGACAACCGGGTGCTGCTGCTCGAGGAGGGCAAGGGCACCGGCGGTCACTGGCTCAGTCAGGTGCCACGGGCGCAGCAGCGGCTGCTCGAGGACCCGACGCGCCGCTACAGCTATCACGTCGAGCCCGGCCCGCGCGGCCCGGCAGAGCGCTGGCTGCGCGGGCGGATGCCCGGCGGCACCAGCGCGGTGGGCAATGCGCTCTGGCTGCGCGGCGGTGAGGCGGATTGGACCCGCATGGCGCGCGCCTTGGGCAGCGAGGATTGGGGCTGGGCCGAGATGTCGCGCTGCCTGCGCCAGATCGAGCATCACGCCTTTGGGGCCAGCGACACCCGCGGTCGCGGCGGCCCGCTGGAGGTCAAGCTCGGCCAGCCGCTGTCGCCGCTGATGCAGGCGGTGATGCAGGCCGGGGCCGAAAGCGGCTGGCGCCAGCGCTACGATCCCAACGAGGAAGACCCCGAGGGGCTCGGCCCGGCGGCGTGGACGATCGACGAGAAGGGGCGGCGGACCACGGCGTGGACGGCCTTTGTGCGCCGCGCGCGCGACCGTCCGAACCTGCGCATCGAAACCGGCGTGCGCGTCGACCGGGTGCTGCTGGACGAGGGCCGTGCGCGCGGCGTCGAGGGGCGCCGCGGCACCGCGCAGCTGCTGTTCGACGCGCGCGGCGAGGTGATCCTCTGCGCCGGGGCCATCGTCACCCCCAAGCTGCTGATGCTGTCCGGCATCGGCGACGGCATGGCGCTGCGCCGCGCCGGGATCGAGGCGAAACACCACAGCCCCAACATCGGCTGGGGGCTGCGCGATCAGCTGACGCTGGCTACCAACTGGCGGCTGCGGCATTGGCGCGACAGCGACAACCGGGCGCTCACCGGCATGCGGCTGTGGCTCAACGTGCTGCGCTTTTTGGTTTCGAGCGAAGGCGTGCTGAGCCGGGGCGGCGCGGAACTGGTTGGTTTCGTCGCGGCGCAGAAGGGCGCCGAGCGGCCCGACACGATGATCTCTGCCGCCGCGCATTCCTTTGATCCGGCGCAGGGGGTCAGCGGCTGCGAGGCCGAGCCCGGCATGCGTCTCACCTGTCACACGCTGCGGCCCGACAGCACCGGCTATGTCTTTGCCTCCGGGCCCGATCCGGACCTGCCGCCGCAGATCGAAGCCAATTACCTATCGAACGAGCGCGACCGTCTGCGCGCGGTCGAGGCGGTGCGGCTGCTGCGCAAACTGGCGCGGCGTCCGGCGCTGTCGGAGTTCATCGAGGGCGAGACGGTGATCTCGGCATGGGCCAAGACCGACGATGACATCCTCGATCTTTACCGCCGCTACAGCCGCTCGGCCTGCCATGCGGTGGGCAGCTGCGCCATGGGCGTCGAAGAGACCATGCCGCTCGATGCGCGGCTGCGGGTGCGCGGCATCGAACGGCTGCGGGTCTGCGACGCCTCGATCTTCCCCGAGATGCCCGCAGGAGGCACGCTGGCGCCGGTGATGGCCGCCGCGTTGCGCGCCGCCGAGCTTATCCTCGCCGATGCCGCCGGGCGCGATGCGACCGGCGAAGAAACGGACACGCAGCTGGACCCTGATGCAGAGGCCGAGCCAGATGCCGCCGCGCCCGCCGAAGCCGCCACAACAGAGGCACGCGAAACCCGCGCCAGCTAGCCCCGGCGCCGCGTCCCGCGTCTTCGCTTAGACAAAAATTCCCGGGGGAGGCCGCGCGCAGGCGCGGCCCGGGGGCAGCGCCCCCAAAAAGAAACGGCCATCCCCGCGGGGCCCGGGGGCAACGCCCCTAAAAAGAAACGGCCGTCCCCATGGGGACGGCCAATTTCGTTCTACCTGCCCGAGGCGGCTCAGATCTGCCGCACGGCACCCTTGGCGGCCGAAGTGGTCAGCGCGGCATAGGCCTTCAGCGCCTTGGAGACCTTGCGCTTGCGCTGCTCGTCCGGCTGCCAGCCCTTTTCCTCGCGCGCCGCACGACGCTCGGCGATCACCGCGTCATCCACCGCAAGGTTGATCTTGCGGTTGGGGATGTCGATCTCGATCATGTCGCCCTCTTCCACGAGGCCGATGGTGCCGCCCTCTGCCGCTTCCGGCGAGACGTGACCGATCGACAGGCCCGAGGAGCCGCCCGAGAAGCGCCCGTCGGTGACCAGCGCGCAGTCTTTGCCAAGGCCCTTCGATTTCAGGTAGGAGGTCGGGTAGAGCATTTCCTGCATGCCCGGACCGCCGCGCGGCCCTTCGTAGCGGATCAGCACCACGTCGCCCTTGTGCACCTTGCCGGTGAGGATCGCGCTCACCGCGGTGTCCTGCGATTCAAAGATGCGCGCGGGGCCGTGGAACGTCAGGATCGACTCGTCCACGCCCGCGGTCTTCACGATGCAGCCATCCTCGGCGAGGTTGCCGTAGAGCACCGCAAGCCCGCCATCCTTGGAAAACGCGTGCTCGGCGTCGCGGATCACCCCGGCCTGACGGTCGAGATCAAGCGTGTCATAGCGCATGGACTGCGAGAATGCGGTGGTCGAGCGCACTCCGCCCGGCGCGGCGCGGAAGAAATCATGCACCGATTCCGAGTTGGTGCGCGTCACGTCCCAGCGGTCGAGCGCATGCGCCATGGTCTCGGCGTGCACCGTGTGCACCGAGGTGTCGAGCAGGCCGGCACGGTCGAGCTGGCCGAGGATCGACATGATGCCCCCCGCCCGGTGCACGTCTTCCATATGCACGTCGTCCTTGGCGGGCGCGACCTTGCACAGCACCGGCACGTTGCGCGACAGCCGGTCGATGTCGGACATCTCGAAGGGCACTTCGCCTTCGTTCGCGGCGGCCAGCAGGTGCAGCACGGTGTTGGTCGAGCCGCCCATGGCGATGTCCAGCGTCATGGCGTTCTCGAAGGCCTTCACCGTGGCGATCGAGCGCGGCAGCACCGTGGCGTCGTTCTGCTCGTAGTAACGCTTGGCGAGGTCGACGATCAGATGACCGGCCTCGACGAACAGCCGCTGGCGGTCCGAGTGGGTGGCCAGCGTCGAGCCGTTGCCGGGCAGCGACAGGCCAAGCGCCTCGGTCAGGCAGTTCATCGAGTTGGCGGTGAACATCCCCGAGCAGGAGCCGCAGGTCGGGCAGGCGGCTTCTTCGATCGCCTGAACCTGCGCGTCGGTGTATTTGTCGTCGGCGGCGGCGACCATGGCGTCGACCAGATCCAGCGCCTTTTCGGTGCCTTCCCATTCGACTTTGCCCGCTTCCATCGGGCCACCCGAAACAAAGACCACGGGGATGTTGAGGCGCATGGCGGCCATCAGCATGCCGGGGGTGATCTTGTCGCAGTTGGAGATGCAGACCATGGCGTCGGCGCAATGCGCGTTGACCATATATTCCACCGAGTCGGCGATGATCTCGCGCGAGGGCAGCGAGTAGAGCATGCCGTCGTGGCCCATGGCGATGCCGTCATCCACCGCGATGGTGTTGAACTCCTTGGCGACGCCGCCGGCCTTCTCGACCTCGCGGGCGACCATCTGGCCCAGGTCCTTGAGGTGCACGTGGCCGGGCACGAATTGGGTGAAGGAGTTCACGATCGCAATGATCGGCTTGTTCCAGTCGCCGTCCGTCATGCCAGTGGCGCGCCACAGGCCGCGGGCGCCGGCCATGTTGCGGCCGTGGGTGGTGGTGCGGGAGCGATAGGCAGGCATGGGGCATCCCCTCGGAGTTTGGATTACCGGGGGTGTTTAACGCCCATAGGGGGCAGCGGCAAGGGCAAGGCGATGCCGCAGCGCGGCGCGACGCAAGAAGGTTGCGCTTTGCGGGGGTTCCCGCGTTCGAAAGTTCTCATGAACCTCCGTAAGGGCGCAATTTTTCGTGCGCCGACAATGCCCTTTCGCCAGCCCCGCCCGGACTCAGGGCCAAAGGCCGCCGGGCGTGCGCCTGCCCGTACCGGCGGGCTGGCGCTTTGGTGGGCGAGCACGACGTTCGACACTCGTCCAAGCTTGGCCAGGATAAAGCGCAGACCGCAGCCGTCGCGGCGCCACCCCACGGGCAGGCGCGCGCCCGGCCTGCGCCGAGGCGGTTATCCCGCGCTGCGCTTCGTGCGGCTTTTCGAGCGTGGCGGCTTCGGGGCCACCTTGGTCTCGATGTGCTCCATGATTAGCCCGGCGATGTCCTTGCCCGAGGTCTTCTCGATGCCCTCGAGGCCCGGCGAGCTGTTCACCTCCAGCACCTTGGGACCGTCGGCGCCGCGCAGCAGGTCCACACCCGCCACGTCGAGCTTCATCGCCCGTGCCGCTTTGATCGCCACCTCGCGCTCCTCGCGCGAGATCCGCACCTTCTCGGCGGTGCCACCCTGATGCAGGTTCGAGCGGAAGTCGTCGGGCTTGCCGCGGCGACGCATGGTGGCCACCACCTTGCCGCCGACCACGAGGCAGCGGATGTCCTCACCGGCGGCTTCCTTGACGAAGCTCTGCACGAGGAAATCCGCCTTCAGCCCCTGAAAGGCGCTGATCACGCTTTCGGCGGCCTTGCGGGTTTCGGCCAGCACCACGCCCTTGCCCTGACTGCTTTCCAGCAGCTTCAGCACCAACGGCGCACCGCCCACCAGTTCCACCAGATTGCCCGAATCCTTGGGGCTGCGGGCAAAGGCGGTGGTCGGCATGCCGATGCGGTGACGGGCCAGCACCTGATGTGCGTGCAGCTTGTCGCGCGAGACGCTGATGCCTTCCGAGCCCGAGAGGCAATAGGTGCCCATGCTCTCGAACTGGCGCACCACGGCGGTGCCGTAGCTGGTGATCGAGGCCCCGATGCGCGGGATCACCGCGTCGTAATGGGGCAGGCGGCGGCCGTCGTAATGCACTTCGCCGCCAACGGCGCGGATGTTCATATAGCAGCGCGAGGTGTCGATCACCTCCATCGCGTGGCCACGGGTTTCGGCGGCTTCGATCAGGCGCTGGGTGGAGTAGTTGTTCGGCTCGCGGGTCAGCACC
This portion of the Salipiger sp. CCB-MM3 genome encodes:
- a CDS encoding GntR family transcriptional regulator, whose amino-acid sequence is MIQPQPRPSEVVLSAHERVYRGLRQRIMLGQIPPGESLTLRGIGREFDVSMTPAREAINRLVAEGALSMSSSGRVSTPELSNERIEELAALRALIEVELASRALPRAHMALIDRLQAINGTIAEMIQARDAVGYIRTNLEFHRTLYLRAQAPAMLAMTETVWLQLGPTMRKLYGRLRRTEAPHYHRLIIAALKAGDEPGLRLAVRSDVTQGLRMLAT
- a CDS encoding DUF1206 domain-containing protein translates to MSLAESLSIKPDSRRAKRLEDVNPEDFAWAIPIMRAGYSGRGLVYLVVAGVSLWSILHGGQAEGTSEAMQSLQGGWGTAVIVLIALGMLAYAVWRLVDCIWDLEAYGRGGKGLIARAGMLVTGGAHLGIGVLAATLLIGRSGGSSGKQMLDSVLQNPAGQIAVGIAGVLTVAAGGFYLMKAVKEKYRNHLKANHFTTHWNAALKAGLAAQGVVIGIIGMLICYAALQANASEAGGLGSAFDWLQGQVYGRVLVGLLCLGLLGFALFCFVNAAYRIIPKAADPGIESLGASLRAKAENATS
- a CDS encoding acetyl-CoA carboxylase carboxyltransferase subunit alpha, whose protein sequence is MTHYLDFEKPLAEIEGKAEELRAMARKNEEMHVEDEAAALDRKADDLLKDLYKKLTPWRKCQVARHPDRPHCKDYIEALFTEFTPLAGDRGFADDHAVMGGLARFNDRPVMVIGHEKGNDTQSRIERNFGMARPEGYRKAIRLMEMADKFGLPVITLVDTPGAYPGKGAEERGQSEAIARSTEKCLQIGVPLVTVIIGEGGSGGAVAFATANRVAMLEHSVYSVISPEGCASILWKDAEKMREAAEALRLTAQDLLKLGVADKVIPEPLGGAHRAAETAIKAVGKNIAAMLEEMDGMKPAELIKARREKFLSMGAKGLAA
- a CDS encoding LysE family translocator, translated to MTQDLMLALATFALVTVISPGPNNLMLLTSGANFGLARSLPHMLGVALGFPVMVLLVGLGVMRLFEAYPLVRDALTVLSVLYMGWLAWKIAHASAPGGAGEAAGPNGARPLSFLQAAAFQWVNPKAWSMALGAITLYAAAGDLAAVLLVAGTYVAMGAISTTTWTVMGGGLRRVLTNPARLRLFNWSMAALLIASMLPVLLA
- a CDS encoding Lrp/AsnC family transcriptional regulator; amino-acid sequence: MSDLDETDRRILRVLKSDGRISNLALAETVGLSPSACLRRVAMLEKSGVIRGYRAVLSPEKTGIGFVAYVTVGLSRHTKEAQQAFERVITRSPGVKECHNITGNLEYLLRIEVADLAAYKEFHTEVLGMLPQVSAITSYVVMGSPKDERA
- a CDS encoding GMC family oxidoreductase — its product is MEDFDGNMTDAQAGEFDYIIVGAGSAGCVLAERLSADPDNRVLLLEEGKGTGGHWLSQVPRAQQRLLEDPTRRYSYHVEPGPRGPAERWLRGRMPGGTSAVGNALWLRGGEADWTRMARALGSEDWGWAEMSRCLRQIEHHAFGASDTRGRGGPLEVKLGQPLSPLMQAVMQAGAESGWRQRYDPNEEDPEGLGPAAWTIDEKGRRTTAWTAFVRRARDRPNLRIETGVRVDRVLLDEGRARGVEGRRGTAQLLFDARGEVILCAGAIVTPKLLMLSGIGDGMALRRAGIEAKHHSPNIGWGLRDQLTLATNWRLRHWRDSDNRALTGMRLWLNVLRFLVSSEGVLSRGGAELVGFVAAQKGAERPDTMISAAAHSFDPAQGVSGCEAEPGMRLTCHTLRPDSTGYVFASGPDPDLPPQIEANYLSNERDRLRAVEAVRLLRKLARRPALSEFIEGETVISAWAKTDDDILDLYRRYSRSACHAVGSCAMGVEETMPLDARLRVRGIERLRVCDASIFPEMPAGGTLAPVMAAALRAAELILADAAGRDATGEETDTQLDPDAEAEPDAAAPAEAATTEARETRAS
- the ilvD gene encoding dihydroxy-acid dehydratase, with translation MPAYRSRTTTHGRNMAGARGLWRATGMTDGDWNKPIIAIVNSFTQFVPGHVHLKDLGQMVAREVEKAGGVAKEFNTIAVDDGIAMGHDGMLYSLPSREIIADSVEYMVNAHCADAMVCISNCDKITPGMLMAAMRLNIPVVFVSGGPMEAGKVEWEGTEKALDLVDAMVAAADDKYTDAQVQAIEEAACPTCGSCSGMFTANSMNCLTEALGLSLPGNGSTLATHSDRQRLFVEAGHLIVDLAKRYYEQNDATVLPRSIATVKAFENAMTLDIAMGGSTNTVLHLLAAANEGEVPFEMSDIDRLSRNVPVLCKVAPAKDDVHMEDVHRAGGIMSILGQLDRAGLLDTSVHTVHAETMAHALDRWDVTRTNSESVHDFFRAAPGGVRSTTAFSQSMRYDTLDLDRQAGVIRDAEHAFSKDGGLAVLYGNLAEDGCIVKTAGVDESILTFHGPARIFESQDTAVSAILTGKVHKGDVVLIRYEGPRGGPGMQEMLYPTSYLKSKGLGKDCALVTDGRFSGGSSGLSIGHVSPEAAEGGTIGLVEEGDMIEIDIPNRKINLAVDDAVIAERRAAREEKGWQPDEQRKRKVSKALKAYAALTTSAAKGAVRQI
- the rimK gene encoding 30S ribosomal protein S6--L-glutamate ligase; translation: MTQFTLGWEEWLALPGLGLPAIRAKVDTGARTSALHAFAIEPFGSADKPMVRFAIHPDPADPDLEIICSAPLKDRREVTSSNGETELRFVIEAEVVMGERRWPIEITLTDRGSMAYRMLLGRSALLDDMIVSPTQRMQQPELSFDVYRALPRRQRAQRALRLAVLTREPNNYSTQRLIEAAETRGHAMEVIDTSRCYMNIRAVGGEVHYDGRRLPHYDAVIPRIGASITSYGTAVVRQFESMGTYCLSGSEGISVSRDKLHAHQVLARHRIGMPTTAFARSPKDSGNLVELVGGAPLVLKLLESSQGKGVVLAETRKAAESVISAFQGLKADFLVQSFVKEAAGEDIRCLVVGGKVVATMRRRGKPDDFRSNLHQGGTAEKVRISREEREVAIKAARAMKLDVAGVDLLRGADGPKVLEVNSSPGLEGIEKTSGKDIAGLIMEHIETKVAPKPPRSKSRTKRSAG